The sequence AATTACGGATGAAGCTTTTGGTAAACTACTGTATGAGGGCGAGTTAACCTCTGATGTTAGTATTTCGTTAAAGAGTTTCAGATCTGGCTATCATAATATTCGTGTTGTATTGGATAATGCACCAAACAACCCACAAAACCAAATAACTTTTGGTATTAGCATGCCAAGTACGACAGCTGGGGATTTAACAGTTAATTATGTAGATGAAGCTGGAAAGACGATTCATGAACCACAGGTAGTTAGTGGATTCATAGGCGATGATTATGACGTAACAACGCCTGAATATGAATTAGCAATGGATGGATATGATTTAGATACTTCCAAATTACCAACCAATGGAATTGGCACATTTGACTACGAGCCACTTTCTGTCACGTATGTGTATAAAAAAATGGAAGGCGCACCAGTCACGGTAAAATATGTAGATGAAAATGGTCACGAAATAGCTACTTCTGAAGATTTGATGGGAAAACTAGATGATTCTTACCAAACAAAAGCGAAAGAAATTGCCGGATTTACATTAGACGAAAGTAAATTACCAGCAAATGCAAGCGGAGTATTTGAAAAGGACTCTCAAACAGTCACTTATGTGTATCAAGCTGTTTCAGCCACAATTAAAGCGCATGATTCCACAATTTATGTAGGGGATAAATGGGGTGCAGAGGATAATTTTGATGGCGCAATAAATTCAATTGGAGCTGAGGTTTCCTTTGGTGAGGTGCAAGTAGAAGGGACAGTTGATACCACAAAAGTAGGCATTTATCCGGTTACTTATAGCTTTGCCGGTGAAGCTGTGACTGTTAATGTAACCGTAAAAGCAAAAGTCCTTCCAGCACCACCAGTAACACCAACAAAACCAGTTGAACCTCTCCAACCGAATAATCCTACTACACCAGGTGTACACCGAGCTTCCACCGACAAACCGGAGACATTAAAAATAACAGAGGCTCAAAAGAAACAATCACTAGTTGCAGAGGATTTAAAACTACCTACTACTGGGGATAATTTTTGGGATAGCTTGTTGTATAGTGTATTTGGTTTAATGGCTGTATGTATCGCTTTTGGCTTATTCTTCTGGCGTAAAAAGAAAAACTAAAATTAAAAATAGACTAACCAATGTGGCGAGTCTATCTTGAAAAATTATATATCCAAAGAGTCCTTATCAATCCGGTAAGGGCTTTTTTTGTTGAGTAAAAATTCTTCTTCTACTAGTTCGGTTAATAAATTGGATATGTTTGGCTGCGTTGTGCGGCAATATCTGGCAAGGACTGACTGATTGATAAAGTTTGGTAACACGATTTCATTTTTTTCCTCATCTTCAGTCCCCATCTCCACTGCAAGATTTTCTAAAGCCATATAAACCCGTTCTTTTGGCGTTTTGGCAATCATTCCAAGAAGTGCATAGTGGCGAGCGAAAACATCCGCAATACTAGCTAGAAGAAAATCATTCACATCAGGTTTCACAGACAATATATTGAGCAAAAAATCCGCATCTATTTTGTAAAGTACGAGTCGTTCACTCATGACAGTTATACTATGCTTTTTTTTCGGATAAGAGGAGAACGCATCAATTCCTAAAACATTATATGGAAGAACAAAGATGGAAATGTAGTTCGTTTTTCTTAAATTATTCTCTAATTCAACGGCAGCATAGCCCTCTAATACGAAAAAAATATGTTTTGCTTTTTCTTCCTCCAAAATTATTTTTTCGTTCATTGTATAGGTTTGCTTTTTTACATATTTATAATAATCCGGAAATTCTTTTAAATAGCCAAGTACGGTATCTAGTTTTTCTGACATTAGTGCCACTCCTTTGCAGATTTATTTATCCTTTATTATACGCTATTTATGCTGAAAAAGATTATTGAACAGTTTGTGACGTTCTTTAAAATAGCACCTTGTAAACGTTCATGAGTAGAAAATATATTTTAATGTATCGAAAAAAGCGTTTTTTCTATATGGAATATATAAATCGTCTCGCAATCCTTTGATATAGTACATTCATAGCCAGTGTGACCCAGATGGTACGGTGATACGGACAGACAGGCGAAAGGAGGAAATGATGAAGTTTGATGATAGTAAACCCATTTATAAACAAATCGTTCATTATATTCATACAGAAATTGTTACAGGAACATACGAGGCTGGTGACAAGCTACTATCTGTAAGAGAGCTAGCAACAAAGTTAGAAGTAAATCCAACAACCATCCAGCGAGCTTATGCAGAACTGGAAGAAACGGAAATTAGTTACACTGTTCGAGGTACTGGTAAATATTTGACAGAAGATAAGAGGAGATTGGAGCAATTGGAAAATGACATCGCAAAACAACTTACCGAAAATTTTATTAGTGAAATGAGTAAATTAGGAATTAATAAAGAAAAAATTATCGCTTGGGTGAAAAAAGTAGAGGAGGTAAAAGTAAATGTTAGTGGGAAATAATATCGCTAAATCCTATCCAAATAAATTAGTCTTACAAAATGTGGACTTCGAAGCAAAGCCAGGCGACATGATTGTACTCACTGGTGAAAATGGTAGCGGGAAAACGACCTTGCTAGATATGTTAGCAAGCTTGAAGAAACCGAATAGTGGCAGATTGGAATTAGACAATGAAGTTTTTACTACCAATGATATCCGCCAGCACATCGCTTATTTAAATAATGAACTTTACGCTAAAAAAAGTATTACTATAGAAGATTTTATGAAACAGCATGCGCTTCTTTTTGAAAATATGGAGTTAGATAAGTGGAACCGATTACTTGCTGGATGGCAAATTAACAAACGCCTAAAACTTGGTGAACTATCAACAGGTATGTTAATGAAAGTGAAAATTGGTAGTGTGTTAGCAAGAAAAGCCAAATTGTATCTTTATGATGAACCTTTTGCGAGTATCGATATTATGGCTCGCTCAGAAGTAATGAAAGCTATTATTAGCGAAACAAATCCAGAGGCTATCACGATTATTTCTTCCCATCATTTAGAAGGAACCGAAAAATTATATAGCAAACTTTGGTTGCTTAAAGAAAACACGTTAAAAAATATTGAAACAGAAACTTATCGCGAACAAACAGGCAACTCACTAATCGATTTCTACAAGGAGGAAATGAACAAATGACAAAAATGATTACTTTTTATTTAAAACAAATCAGTCCGATTCTTTTGATTGGACTTGCAATTATCTTGGGGCTGAACTTTCTGGGGTTCACGATGAATCTGCTAGAAGGAATGGATTTGCTTTTTAGAGCAATTCGAGGAACGACGGTGATAAGCTTAATTCTAGTTCTTATCACTACTTGGAAAATCACAAAACTCGATACATCGAAAGAAAACGTAACACTTGCTTCTCTTTCTGGATTTTCAGAAACAAAGAAATTTTTCGGAAAACTATTTGCTGCTTATTTATCCGCAATTACTGTAATTTTACTTCAAAGTGCCTTTATTTGGTATTACGGTTTTGAAACAGGAAGAATCGAAGCAGGAGATGCGTTATCATTTGTATCTGGAACGCTGATGATGTTTTTATTTATCGCCATGTTTGTTTGTTACTTTGTTATTCCGGTAGGGTGGTTAAAAGATCACGTGAAGGCAAGTTCCCTTCAGAAAGCGGCAGTTATTCTACTTCTCTTTGCTATCCTAATTGTCAATTTATTAGCTGAATACTACTTGCATATTTATAACGGTGCTGGGATCATTTCCATTTTACCTAATGGACACTTCGATATTTCCCTTCTATCTATTATTTGGAATGTAGGATTATGTTCAGTGATTGCAGGCAGTTACATCTATATGAAATCTAAAAAAATGGACATTATTTGAAAGTAGGAGAATAAATGTTAGAAGTTAAACACCTTAAAAAATCTTATAAGTTAGGAAAGAGAAACGAAACACCAGTTTTGAAAGATATTAATGTAGCCATTCAAGATGGAGAATTTGCAGCAATTATAGGAAAAAGTGGTAGTGGGAAGTCCACGTTGCTCAATATTATTAGTGGACTTGACACTGATTATGAAGGGGAAGTTTTATATAACGGGGAAGATTTACAGGATATTGATTTAGATGCCTATCATTTTAACCATATCGGTTTTATTTTTCAAAGCTTTCATCTAGTCAATCATATGTCTGTCATTGAAAATGTAAAAGTTCCTTTATACTTGAATCCTGAATTAGCAGAAAGTGATCGAAACGCGAGAGCACTTGATTTGCTGAAACAAGTTGGTCTAGAAGACTTTGCTAGCAAAAAACCAACACAACTATCTGGTGGACAAAAGCAAAGGGTAGCCATTGCGAGGTCTCTCGCTAATAATCCAGATATGATTATAGCAGATGAACCAACTGGAGCACTAGATAGTGTTACATCAGGCGAAATTATTAAACTGCTTAAGGATTTGGCAGCAAAAGGTACAACCGTAATAGTTGTCACCCATGATTTAAATATTGCAGACCAAACCGATGCGGTATTACGACTAGCAGATGGAGAAGTAATTTCATTTGAAAGAAAAAAAGAGGTTGTCCAAAAAGTTACCCACAAAAATGAAAAAAAGTTAAGACTAAACTGGTGGGCTACTGCTAAAATTTCTTTTAAAAGTTTTTTCAATAGAAAATTCCGGAATTTGCTTGTAGCACTTGGAACCTCGATTGGCATTATCGCTATTTTATTAGCATTTGGACTTGGAAATGGAGTGAATCAAAGTCTTTCAAAGATTTTTGGTACCACTTTTTCACCCAATCAGATTACGACTTATTATAAAGAAGATGGTGGCTCGAAATCACCTGAACCGACTACTCCATTAACGAGTAGTGAAATTAAGAAAATTAAACAACTGTATGAAGATGAAAATATTACAGAAATATATGAACGCACTACTATCCAAGGAATTAAATTTGAATATGATGGTAAATATTTAAAAGGTATTTCTGGTGAAATGCAAGAAGCCAACTTTAAACCATCACGCTATGAAGATTTAACTGTCAAAGATGAGTATCTTTTAAGCGGAAAAATGGTAACATGTGATGAAACCGGAGCAGTTATCCCGTCAAGTGTAGCAAAAGCAATTCTTGGAAAAAAGGATTCTGATGAATTAACAAAAAATGACGGTGATAAACTGATTGGTAAAAAAATAACCTTCGTTTATGCCGGAAGAAACAGTGACACAAAAAATACAGTCAAAATAGAGACAACCATTTCTGGTATTACAAATCCATCTAAAGAAGGTTTTGCTAGAGGATTTGATGTTTCCACAAAAACAATGAACGATTTTATTAAAACAACTGGTATTGAAAAACCGATTTTATCTGTAGATGCATTCACAAAAACGACAGCAGAAGCAGAAGAAATCGTTGAGAAATATGAGGATGACAAAGATTGGGCGAATTATTCGATTACAAACGCAAATGCTTTCGTAGATATATTTAGCCAGTTTACCGATATTATTGTGTACTTGATTGCCTTTATTGCAGGCCTTTCGCTTGCAGTAGCTGGCGTGATGATTGCTATTGTGCTTTATATCGGTGTGGTGGAACGAACAAGAGAAATCGGTGTATTCCGAGCAATTGGTTATCGTAAACGCCATATTCGCGGGCTTTTCATGATGGAAGCAAGTTATATTATTATTTTAGCTAATGTGCTATCAAGTCTTGTCGCCGTGACAATTGCAAAAATAGCTAGTCCTATTTTAGAAATGAAAATCGGCTTTGAAGATATGATTCACATTTCGTTCTGGAATTTCCTTGTCACACTCGCAATAACGATAATCATTGGCTTTATTTTCTCGATTTATCCAAGTAATAAAGCAGCAAAATTAGATGCAGCAGAAGCTTTAAGATCAGAATGACCCAACTAACAGAAAAGAGGAATTTAATAATGAAAAAACCACTAAAAATCAGCTTAATCGTCGTAGGAATCGCCGTAGTCATCTTTGCAGGAGTGATGTTATCCTACCGTTTTATTAAATCAATGGACGTTACTGAAAATGCTGAAATAAATAAATCAGCTACAGGAGATCATGTATTACTGGCAACTCAAGGTAGTAAATTCAAAGACAGTGTCATGGACCAAGTGAAAAAAGACATGGAAGGCAAAAACGTGCATGTTTCCATTATCGATACAACAAAGTTAGACAAAGTAAAAGCAGAGGATTATGACAAAGTTGTTCTATTCACTACAGTGCAGTCCGATGATATCCCAGAAAATGTATCCACTTTTATGAATGATAATAAAGATAAAAGTATCCATATTGCGGTAACCGCAGATTCTGGTCGGTGGGATGATAAACCGAAAGATATTGATGCAATTTCCGAAGCATCGAAAGCAGAAAACAAACAAGATTTTGTCGACGATTTGACAAAAGCAATCGTAGCAGAATAAAAATAGCAGAAGAGGCTTGGACATAAGGGGCGCTAAAATCCCCTATGTCCAAGCCTTTTATTTTTATATTACTGTCATTTAAATAAAGGAATGAAAAGATACTTGAACTTGTTTGTTGTTTTTTACAGCAGCATGAATTAAAGCCTCAATTGCTTCTTGATAGTATTTGGAAGAAATGAAATAACCTAAATGAACCAGCAGAGAACCCAAAGTTATTTTGATACAAACCTGACTGATTGATAATACGTAAGGATATGTTAACGGGCGCTAACGAGTTAGCTTTTTTGGATATAAATGATTAAATTCATACAAACTTTAACCGAAATAAGGTATACTAACTTTAGTATTGAAGAGAAAAGGAGAATTAGATGGGAAAAGTCGAGTCAAGAAGAAATAAAATAATTGAAATATTAAATGAAAATTCGATTTTGTCATTGGCTAACTTAGCTGAATTTCTTAATGTAACGACAGAAACAATTAGAAACGATTTGAAATCCACACAACTCGCTGGAAAAGTAGTTCAAGCTCATGGTAGTGTAGCTATTGCTCATACCACCATTGCTAGAGATGTCCCATACTCATTTAGAAAAGAAATTAATTCAAAATCTAAAAGTAAAATAGCGGATAAAGCATGTCAATTAGTGAGTCCAGGTCAAGTAATCGCCATTGAACATAATAGCATTTCAGTTATGCTTATCCATATGCTTAGTAAATATCCACAGTTGTTAAATAATATTACTGTAATTACGAATTCCTTTAGTATTATGCACTATGTTCAAGAGAAAAAGATAGAGCTTTCTATTATTTTTTTAGGCGGAACTTTTAGCTTAAACCAAGAAAATTCTTTCGGTTCAATGACTATCCATCAAATGAAAAAGCTAAAAGCGGATATTTCTTTTATAAGCCCAGGTGCGATAGATGAAGATTTGGAAATTACCGCTTATAAAGAACAAGATGCCGATTTGCAAAAAGCAATCATGAAAAATTCACAAAAAAATATTCTGCTTATAGAAAACAATAAGTACCCAAGTATTGCGATGTGGAAAGTAAATCATGCAACGGATTACGATACCATTATTACAGAAGTGGACTTTACTACAGATCAGTTAGAAACTTTATCCAAGGCAAAAATAGAGATTTTAAACATTTAAAAAAAGATAAATTGCTAAAAACCAATTTATCTTTTTTTTTTGCTTTTAATTTGGTTAAAACAAAAATATTATTTGACAATAACCAAATTAATGTTATTATGGATTTAAGGAAAGCGCTTTCTATAAAATATTAAGGAATGAGGATTTATAAGAATGGATAATAGCCAAATTTTAAAAATGTTAGAAAGACCATCAGGAAAGGTTGATGTTGTATTAGATACAGATACATTTAACGAAATTGATGATCAATATGCTTTAGCCTATATGATTCAGTCAAAAGAAAAATTTAATGTGGTAGGAGTGTATGCAGCACCATTTTTAAATCATCATTCTAATGGGCCGAAAGACGGTATGGAAAAAAGTTATGAAGAAATTCTTAGGGTTTATAAATTATTGAACCGTCCAGAATTAGAAAAAATCACTTTTAAAGGATCAGTTGATTTTTTAGTTAATTCAAAACCTAAAATGAGTGATGCTGTCCAACATTTGATTGAGTTAGCATTAGCGCATAGTTCAGAAAATCCTCTTTATGTCATTGGAATTGCCGCTGCTACTAATATTGCTACAGCTATTTTACTAGAACCAAAAATAACAGAAAATATAGTTGTTTTATGGTTAGGTGGACTGGGCTATGAATGGCATAATAATTTATCCTTTAATTGTCGACAAGATTTAGTGGCTGCTCGAGTTTTACTTGATACCCCGATGCCACTAGTTCAGTTTCCAGGGATGGGAGTTATTTCTGCTTTTGCTACAACCGGGCCGGAGTTAGAGTATTGGTTAAAAGGAAAAAATAAATTTTGTGATTATATGGTGACAAGAACGGAAGAAGAAGCGAAAATAACTAATCTAAAAAATGGTGGAAAGGTTTGGTCACGGGCATTATGGGATGTTGTTCCTATTGGTTGGCTATTAGGTGAAGAATTTATGAAAGATAAATTGGTTAATAGTCCCATTATGCAAGATAATCATTATTACAGCCAAGACTTTAGACGCCATTTTATAAAATATGTTTACTTTGTTGAAAGAGATAAATTAATGGAAGATTTATTTGAGAAACTCGCCAAGATTGACAATAATTAGAAATGGAGAAAATTGCATATGGGAAAATATGATAAATTAAATGCGTTCATTATTGAAAATGTAGGTGGAGATAGTAATATAATTGCGTTAACACATTGCGTGACTAGATTACGTTTTACACTAAAAGATGAAAGTTTAGTTAATAGAGATGCTCTGATAAATCATGAAAAAATTATGACTGCTCAATCTGCAAATGGTCAATATCAAGTAGTTGTTGGTATGCAAGTTGGAGAAATCTATCAAGAAATGTTATCTAAATTATCTATTTCGAATACTAATGAGGAAACTAGCACTAATGATTCTACTAATAAAGATAAGAAAACATTATTAAATCGTTTCATTGATACAATAACTAAAATCATTACCCCTACACTTGGAGTAATGATTGGTTGTTCTTTGATTTTAGGTGTGGAGTCACTCTTAGTTGCCTCTAAAGTAATTAGCCCAGGGGATGGCGCATTTGTCATCTTAAATGCAATTGGTTATGCTTTGTTTACTTTCTTTCCAGTTATCTTAGGGTACACTAGTGCAAAAACATTTAACTCAGATCCATTTATTGGGATGATTGTTGGTGCTTCACTTGTTTTCCCAAATCTACTTAATGATTTAGTTGGACCAGAGGCAATCTACCAGTTGTTTAATGGTACTTTTCTTCAGATGGATATTTATAGTGATTTTCTAGGTATTCCTATCATTTTTCCAGCGAATGGATACACATCAACAGTTATTCCTATTATCTTCTCGATGTTCTTTCTATCGAAATTTGAGCATTTTATCAAAAAAATTATTCCTCAATCATTACATTTCACCTTTGTCCCATTTCTTACTTTAATTATTGGTGTTCCAGCAACAATTTTAGTATTTGGTCCAATTGCTAATATTGCAAGTAGTATTATCTCTAGTGCGATTTTAGCTCTGTTTAGTTTCTCACCAGTTGTAGCAGCCTTGTTCGTAGGCATTCTTTATACACCACTGGTTATTCTTGGATTACATTGGCCATTAGTTGCCATAGGAATAAATAATCTCGCAACAACAGGGACCGATTATTTATTGCCAATGATTTTTACAGCTCCATTAGCTCAAATGGCTGTCGTATTTGCAGTTTATTTGAAAACGAAGAATCCAGATGTTAAGAAAATTTGTGTTCCTGCAATGGTTTCTGATTTCTTTTGCATCATTGAGCCTTCAATTTACGGAGTTACCTTACCAGTGAAAAGACGATTTGTTTTTACTTGTATTGGAACAGCGATAGGGGCGCTTATTATTGCAGTAGCTGGAGTTCATAATTTTGCTAGTACAATTGGTGTTTTAGGAATTGGTGGGTTTATCAATCCTCAAACAGGCGATGTTTCTTATGTGATTGTTGTAGCATTAGCATCACTAGCAACAATGTTAATTTCATTTTTATTAGCCTTCTTTACTTTCAAAGAGGCATAGTAATTAGCCAAGCAAGAAATTTCTTGCTTGGCTTTGTAATAAATAACAAGGAGGAAAATGATGCAACTAGCAACTGAAAAAATGAAGGAAACGATTTTCTTTCTCCAAACAAAAGGTATTAAAAAAGTAGCCTGTGGTTTAGTTTTAGGATCTGGTTTAGGTGATTTAGCAGAAGAAATTCAACATAAAATAGAAATTCCGTATCAAGACATTCCTCATTTTCCAGCAACAACAGTGGTTGGACACAGTGGAAAGCTTATTTTTGGTGTCTTATCAGGGAAAACTATTTTGGTATTACAAGGGCGTTTTCATTTTTATGAAGGGAATCTAATGTCTCAAGTAATTTATCCGGTTCAAATAATGAAAGCGTTAGGAGTGCAATCACTAATTGTGACCAATGCTTCAGGTGGAGTGAATAGGA comes from Listeria monocytogenes and encodes:
- a CDS encoding MucBP domain-containing protein, whose translation is MKKAFLCLSAVVLSLNFVWVNPLSGSAAKIETTKLKSTKDTNQQVNLKNNATDIVTSEDLGGQTWLINEVNRQLAPKVVGVDLTFDDLAKIKTISLSNKSLTGKVPPEIKNLVSLEKLLLYSNNLSGEIPAELGKLTNLSELRLDYNQFTGKIPDGLGKISSIMLQSNQLVGQIPLSLYENRTGRNEVNVSGNQVTINSREPEPSIYSYSTFIYPAATPQYGGHLKATTTYFSNLTNDTLLTPFLPGSSTFIDLHTEFMFDRELFEGHEVTITDEAFGKLLYEGELTSDVSISLKSFRSGYHNIRVVLDNAPNNPQNQITFGISMPSTTAGDLTVNYVDEAGKTIHEPQVVSGFIGDDYDVTTPEYELAMDGYDLDTSKLPTNGIGTFDYEPLSVTYVYKKMEGAPVTVKYVDENGHEIATSEDLMGKLDDSYQTKAKEIAGFTLDESKLPANASGVFEKDSQTVTYVYQAVSATIKAHDSTIYVGDKWGAEDNFDGAINSIGAEVSFGEVQVEGTVDTTKVGIYPVTYSFAGEAVTVNVTVKAKVLPAPPVTPTKPVEPLQPNNPTTPGVHRASTDKPETLKITEAQKKQSLVAEDLKLPTTGDNFWDSLLYSVFGLMAVCIAFGLFFWRKKKN
- a CDS encoding Crp/Fnr family transcriptional regulator, translating into MSEKLDTVLGYLKEFPDYYKYVKKQTYTMNEKIILEEEKAKHIFFVLEGYAAVELENNLRKTNYISIFVLPYNVLGIDAFSSYPKKKHSITVMSERLVLYKIDADFLLNILSVKPDVNDFLLASIADVFARHYALLGMIAKTPKERVYMALENLAVEMGTEDEEKNEIVLPNFINQSVLARYCRTTQPNISNLLTELVEEEFLLNKKSPYRIDKDSLDI
- a CDS encoding GntR family transcriptional regulator; this translates as MKFDDSKPIYKQIVHYIHTEIVTGTYEAGDKLLSVRELATKLEVNPTTIQRAYAELEETEISYTVRGTGKYLTEDKRRLEQLENDIAKQLTENFISEMSKLGINKEKIIAWVKKVEEVKVNVSGK
- a CDS encoding ABC transporter ATP-binding protein, with amino-acid sequence MLVGNNIAKSYPNKLVLQNVDFEAKPGDMIVLTGENGSGKTTLLDMLASLKKPNSGRLELDNEVFTTNDIRQHIAYLNNELYAKKSITIEDFMKQHALLFENMELDKWNRLLAGWQINKRLKLGELSTGMLMKVKIGSVLARKAKLYLYDEPFASIDIMARSEVMKAIISETNPEAITIISSHHLEGTEKLYSKLWLLKENTLKNIETETYREQTGNSLIDFYKEEMNK
- a CDS encoding ABC transporter permease is translated as MTKMITFYLKQISPILLIGLAIILGLNFLGFTMNLLEGMDLLFRAIRGTTVISLILVLITTWKITKLDTSKENVTLASLSGFSETKKFFGKLFAAYLSAITVILLQSAFIWYYGFETGRIEAGDALSFVSGTLMMFLFIAMFVCYFVIPVGWLKDHVKASSLQKAAVILLLFAILIVNLLAEYYLHIYNGAGIISILPNGHFDISLLSIIWNVGLCSVIAGSYIYMKSKKMDII
- a CDS encoding ATP-binding cassette domain-containing protein yields the protein MLEVKHLKKSYKLGKRNETPVLKDINVAIQDGEFAAIIGKSGSGKSTLLNIISGLDTDYEGEVLYNGEDLQDIDLDAYHFNHIGFIFQSFHLVNHMSVIENVKVPLYLNPELAESDRNARALDLLKQVGLEDFASKKPTQLSGGQKQRVAIARSLANNPDMIIADEPTGALDSVTSGEIIKLLKDLAAKGTTVIVVTHDLNIADQTDAVLRLADGEVISFERKKEVVQKVTHKNEKKLRLNWWATAKISFKSFFNRKFRNLLVALGTSIGIIAILLAFGLGNGVNQSLSKIFGTTFSPNQITTYYKEDGGSKSPEPTTPLTSSEIKKIKQLYEDENITEIYERTTIQGIKFEYDGKYLKGISGEMQEANFKPSRYEDLTVKDEYLLSGKMVTCDETGAVIPSSVAKAILGKKDSDELTKNDGDKLIGKKITFVYAGRNSDTKNTVKIETTISGITNPSKEGFARGFDVSTKTMNDFIKTTGIEKPILSVDAFTKTTAEAEEIVEKYEDDKDWANYSITNANAFVDIFSQFTDIIVYLIAFIAGLSLAVAGVMIAIVLYIGVVERTREIGVFRAIGYRKRHIRGLFMMEASYIIILANVLSSLVAVTIAKIASPILEMKIGFEDMIHISFWNFLVTLAITIIIGFIFSIYPSNKAAKLDAAEALRSE
- a CDS encoding DeoR/GlpR family DNA-binding transcription regulator, with amino-acid sequence MGKVESRRNKIIEILNENSILSLANLAEFLNVTTETIRNDLKSTQLAGKVVQAHGSVAIAHTTIARDVPYSFRKEINSKSKSKIADKACQLVSPGQVIAIEHNSISVMLIHMLSKYPQLLNNITVITNSFSIMHYVQEKKIELSIIFLGGTFSLNQENSFGSMTIHQMKKLKADISFISPGAIDEDLEITAYKEQDADLQKAIMKNSQKNILLIENNKYPSIAMWKVNHATDYDTIITEVDFTTDQLETLSKAKIEILNI
- a CDS encoding nucleoside hydrolase, translating into MDNSQILKMLERPSGKVDVVLDTDTFNEIDDQYALAYMIQSKEKFNVVGVYAAPFLNHHSNGPKDGMEKSYEEILRVYKLLNRPELEKITFKGSVDFLVNSKPKMSDAVQHLIELALAHSSENPLYVIGIAAATNIATAILLEPKITENIVVLWLGGLGYEWHNNLSFNCRQDLVAARVLLDTPMPLVQFPGMGVISAFATTGPELEYWLKGKNKFCDYMVTRTEEEAKITNLKNGGKVWSRALWDVVPIGWLLGEEFMKDKLVNSPIMQDNHYYSQDFRRHFIKYVYFVERDKLMEDLFEKLAKIDNN
- a CDS encoding PTS transporter subunit EIIC; this encodes MGKYDKLNAFIIENVGGDSNIIALTHCVTRLRFTLKDESLVNRDALINHEKIMTAQSANGQYQVVVGMQVGEIYQEMLSKLSISNTNEETSTNDSTNKDKKTLLNRFIDTITKIITPTLGVMIGCSLILGVESLLVASKVISPGDGAFVILNAIGYALFTFFPVILGYTSAKTFNSDPFIGMIVGASLVFPNLLNDLVGPEAIYQLFNGTFLQMDIYSDFLGIPIIFPANGYTSTVIPIIFSMFFLSKFEHFIKKIIPQSLHFTFVPFLTLIIGVPATILVFGPIANIASSIISSAILALFSFSPVVAALFVGILYTPLVILGLHWPLVAIGINNLATTGTDYLLPMIFTAPLAQMAVVFAVYLKTKNPDVKKICVPAMVSDFFCIIEPSIYGVTLPVKRRFVFTCIGTAIGALIIAVAGVHNFASTIGVLGIGGFINPQTGDVSYVIVVALASLATMLISFLLAFFTFKEA